ACTTAATTAACTGGGGAAAgcctttgcaaaataaatagagaTAAGCTTTGGCAAGCCTCCAGACCCGGAGTGGGATGAATAGCTAACCTTGCGGTCGCTGCCGCTCACATCTGCAGGTCGATCTGTAGGAGCCCGCTGTGTGGGACCACTAATGCTGATCCTGAGGTGTGATTTGTACTTGCTGCCTAATTTGGGGACAAGTTTAAGCCTCCTGCAGAAGACTAAGGGAAACTAACCCTAATTTAGGGGTTCTGATCTGAAGGCGCTGTTGATGGAGGAGCTCACTAAGTATCTCAGGGCTTGCGTTAGGCCTTGTTCCTGGTAGCCCAGGCCCAGCTCAGAGGCaacaccagcagctgcttccaTGAGCTTCCAGGGGTGCCCTGAGCCTCTGTGCTCAGTAAGCAAGATTTATAGGAGTTTGATGGTGGCCCCAGCACAAGCACAGGCTATTCCAACTGCACTTATGGATTGGCGCATAGCCGTGTCTCCTCAAGGTGCTGCACTGACATAAAACATCAGGGCAGATCCAGCACCACTCCCACATGTGCACACCTTTGTTTGACATCAGGTCAAACAAAGGAGGACATGTGCACTCAACTACTGGGTGCAGAAAAagcaggggaagcacagagaCCTGGCAGAGCGTGGTGTGTGCAGGTGTcttgccagcactgcagcaccctAACTTACAGATACAGCAGACAGCAACCTAACCCCCAAAGCAAACTGACCAGTCAGTGGTGTGCTCTGGGTATGAGCCTGAGGGCCCTCACGGCCTGATGTGCAGCACACCACTCCTTTCTGACCCCAGTGCCGCCAAACGTAGGAGATGCTCTGCTCCAAATGGTACTGGAGAGTCACTCGCCCTGCACAGAGTGCAGTCAGCAGCAAAATACGGCTTCTGTTTTGTGTCAGAGCTCTCCAACCCCGCCTGATTTGATTGATTTTGTCCAATTGTTTCTTTGCTCGGTATCAACCCGTTTGTTCCCTCAGTGATTACCTCCCTTTGCCATGCCTTCAGTAACGTGTCCTTACCTCTGGAAAATTGGTCATGTTGACTATGATGAGCTGAGGTGACTTCAGTGAGATTTGCCCAAGCTGGTTCAGCGGAAACTTCCCATCTTTCGTCACAACAATTATGTGATCAAGGGCCCCTCAAAAGAACCAAGCACACAGGAATTTCAGTACGATACAGCACTTCAGGATGATGCCgtaataaaaacatgaacagaATGTCCCAGTTTCCTtctattttgcaaaatatagatgttaataaagaaattatatatttttcagacttcaggTGCTGTTTATATTTACACATTCTCTGCGGTATTTGcaagttaattattttaacactgCTGTAGAgcacaaaaacatcaaaacaaaactcacttgcttttgttactaGAATAGGAAAACTAAACAAAGATTgtgaagaataaaaaggaaatattttttaattcttaacatttaaacattaaaatgttattacaaAGATCTAGAAAATGATTGTCTTTAACTTAGCAACGTTCCTGTAAACCCCTCATTTTTTCCAAGTCCCAAGAGGAGGTGCTATACACTGCCTAATTTAAAGTATTCAGTTTCTCCCTAAGCTACTCTTAATCTGCTCTCTTGTTTCTGCTGCAAAATGTTAACAGGCCAAAAGGCACATGGGACAAGAGGCACTTTAtcagtgcaattaaaaaaatacctatggttaaaataaatagttaagAGACTGAGCTACACTTTCCAACTCCATTAAAAACTGAAGtgcccctgccagagcaggggTGGTGAATTATTCAAATTTGGTCATTGtttaatgttaaattttatCCCTGAAACTTGATACTACTTACAAACACATATGTTCAGAGTGTTATAGTAACTGTAGCTTAGTCAAATATATTCACGTTTCTTCCTGAAACACAAAATTCATAAGTGAATAAGGCTTGTAAAGGTCAGTAACCACAAAgattcataggaaaaaaaaaaaaaaaagaaaaaaaaagtttgtatatGCCAGACACCAGCCTGATGGCAATTTCCAAAAGGCTAATTTAATGGCAATTGGATTTTTCCTGCCCTACTGCACCATTAGCTGACAACCTGCTTCTTCATCACATCTGCAAACAGTTCAGTTAGACACTTTTGACATCTCCCACTTAGAAAGGCTATTTCCAGGAAGCTATTAACAAAAATAGATTCTTCCTGGTCAAGCTCAGGGTGAAGAGAGCCTTTAGTTGGGGATGTCAAGGTTGTAGTAATCGGGTGCCCAGTGAATAactcaataaaaagaaaatcaattttgaaaaaaagactTCTCTGTTACTAGGACGGGTATCCTTCCTTACAAGCAGTAGAGCATCGTACAAGAAATTTACCAACCTGGCGAGGTTCTAACGCTGACATTTCTGTTGAAATCTTCTTTCAGAGCTTCTACCACTGCCTGCATCTCTTCATTGGTTTCCTCCAAATTGATAATATCTTCAACTACAGCAGCATTGATATTCACTCTGGCTTGAGTCTGTCCTTTACCTTTAGCTGCAGattacacaaaaaataatttgtgtttctGAGAACACTTAGTTGTTGTATTAGAAAGTAGAAAGAAGATGTTACGACCACTGTTAGATTCAGAGCTGAGTCTAAGATAAGCTGATATTCTTAAATGGGTAAATAGCCCAGCACTTGAGCACAGAGATGAGGTATTTTTGAATGCCACACTGTGTGTACGAACTCTAACTCCACAGCCTGCACGGTGCCAATGGCTACTTGCTGCTCCCATGACAGCTCCATGCAGCACTTCTCCCTGAGGAAGGACTAAAGACTCCTGTACCCTGCAGTGCACTCGGGAAAACTAGCTCCTCCAGGGCTGCGTTCTGCCTAAGATGGATCGATACTTGTACATGAGACAAAAGGAGTaagaatttctgctttcagcagtgtCTGGCAACACCTCCGGGGGTTGCAGACCCGGGCAGAGCGGCTGCCTGTACCTTTTTTGGTGGCCAGCTGCCGGGTCAGCAGCACCTGGCGGACACACCGcctgcagccctccagcagtggggctgggcagcccaCAGGAGCCTGCGGCAGCCTCCGCATCATGGCCAACGGGGAACAATACAGCAGGGAATGCAGGTGCCGAAAGCATCTCAGTGCCATGGCCATCGTTTCCAGCTCGCCTTCAGCTCacctggaaagagaaaaggtgGGTGAGGTGCTCAGCTCGCTGAGCAGAGACGGCTTCAAGCCTTGGCTGTGCGTGTCAGTGGGTGGTGACAGCTTGGTGGTGACAGCTGAGTGGTGACAGTTCAGTGGTGGCAGCTGAGCACCGCAGGCCACCCTCGGTGCCCCTGCAGCTGTACGGCTCAGGCCCAGGGACACGGTGCTGTCCCGGCCACCTAAAGCCCGGGGTGCCACAGCAGGAGGACACCTCCCTCACCAGAGGACGCGGTGCTTATGGAAACTTTGGCTTCCACCCTACCAGCTCTGAGGCTGAAaggcattattattttaaagcatttggtTCAAGCTGTTTACTGCTGGGAGCTCTGAGGTGTTCACTGCAGCAcaagggcaggctggggctCGGGGGTCCGAGCTGCAAAAGCACAGAAGGGGAAGCAGGCGGAAGcccggcagggcagggcagggcagggctgagcagggtgTGCAGTGCTGAGCCGTgccgggccgagccgtgccgggccgagccgtgccgggccgggccgcccaGCACGCGCCACCCGCCGGGAGCGAGCCGCGCCCACTGCCACAAGCCCCGCCCCCGACCACGCCCCCCTTAACCACGCACACCACCGTAGCCCCTCCCCTCCGCGACCTCGCCCCTGCTGCCCACGCCCCACGTGGCCCCGCCCCCTCGAGTAGCCCCGCCCCTCCCACTGCCCCCGCCCCTCCCGGCCCGTTCCCCTCGCCCctcccctcctcgccccccccccccgccccgttaGGGCCGTGCCGggagccccggggagggggttgggggggggggagggctcCGTCCGCCGCCACCTCCCCGCTCACCGTCGCCGGGCCCCGCGCGCTGCGCTGACGTCACGGTCCCGCGCCGCAACGTCACCGCCGGGCGCCGAGGGCGGGGCGAGGCctgcgcggggccggggcggcggcggagcggggggggggggggtgatggTGGGGGCCGGTCCCGGTCCGCCCCGCGCCGCCATGGAGCCGGGCCGCCAGGCGCTGCCGCTGGAGAACGCGTCCATCCTGTGCGAGGGCGCCCTGCAGGACGGGCACCGCCTCTGGATCGGAAACCTCGACCCCAAGATCACCGAGTGAGTGCCGCGAGCGGCGCCGTTGCCACCCCCGCACCCCCCGGTGCCACCCCCCGGTGCCACCCCCCGGTGCCACCCCCACCCACCTCCGGgcccccccggtgtccccgtTCTCCCTCCTGGCCACCCCATTCCCTCCGGCACCGCCCCCGGTGCCCCTCCCGGtaccccccggtgccccccatTCCCCGGTAACCCCCTCCCGGTACCCCCCTGTAGCGGCCGagcccctcccagcctcccgcgggggccccggggctgcgctgAGCCACGGCCCCGGGGGGGTCCGGAGGTGGCAGCGGGgccctccccgtgtccccccgccGAGCAGCGGAGCCGAGGCCGCGCTTGGGCGTTGTGCCGGGGACGGGCTCGGGCCCGGTGGAACCCCACGGACCGCGGTGTGCCCGGCCGCTGGCCGTCCCGCTGCCACCGCGCGGGCCGAGCTCCGTCCCGGGGACACGGCGAGcgcagtgctggagcaggggctgtgcgTGTGCCGCACCCCTCGCTGCCTGCCTGGCCGTTAGCCGTGTGATCAAACACCCTTCTGGCCTCCATCGCTCCGCGGAGCGAGGCCAGGCGCCTCGGAGCTTCCCAGGGCAAAACGCCCCGCTTCTGAACCACGAGTGGGACGAGTTGTGCGGGTCTCAGCCCGCTGCTCGCACCCCCGGCAGCGCCCTGAGCTCGGCAGCTGAGTGCCAGGACAGGTCTGCCCGGGGTGGCACCGCGGCCACAGGACGGCGTTCGCCGTGTCCTAAACCTGGAGCGCTCCCGTGCTGCTCAGGGCTTGTTGCCCCTTACAGTTCTGGCTCCAGACCCCGCACCTCGCTTCTGGTTTGGCTTTAAAAATGGCTCTGCCCTTCTGAAAACGGCACCGTGATCTCCGTTTCCTTgtgaagaaaagagaggaagttCCTTTTAACACGTTGTCAGCACGGAAATAAGAATGTTTGTGTCAGTTCTGCAAATTCTTACAAATCGGCCTGACCTTTGCTTTCTCATTCTGAGGCTTTACACCCCTGCCCGTGCTTGCTCACCTGAATCATCCCCGTTGAGCCTACTAATCGCGCGGCTGAAGACACGCACCTGAACGCCAAGCAGCTCTTGCTTCATTTGCCGCTTTTATCTGGTTTTAGAGGGTTCCCCCTGCAATTTCTGTGTTAGATTCCCTTAAGGTGGAGTAAAGTTGATGGGGTTGTTAGTCGGGCTAATAATTGGTCGTGACTTTCTTGAGCAGAAATGAGTTCAAAAAGGCTTGAATTAATCCAAGGCTTCCGCTTAGCGAGCAACCTATAGCTGCAATCATGCACTGGGGCGTTATTAGGTAACGTACACATTTGAGCACAAGCTGTGGTAATAGGAATTTATAAATGTAGGGCTGCCTGCAAATTACAGCCTGCAAGCCGGTGGCTTTCGGGAGGTTTTTGTGCGTACCGAGCAGCTGTGGCTCCTATGGGAGGCTCGGAGGGGGTCGAGCACCGATGCTCCCTACATGGCGGGGTTTGGGACGCCTTCTGGTGGGCTTCCTTACTGGTAATGGTTACTGGGGGGCTTCTTCTAGGTGGTCAGGTTCTGGGTTTGGTGTCACCGAGTGAGGAAGCCGTGGGGTTCCCTCATCATCGCTGCGAGCCTCCTCTGGTGCAACATTTGTCCCCTGGGGGGGAGGAGATGCTTTGTGCCACCGCCTGGTGGTCCTGGCCTGTGGAAACAGCACTTGTGTTACGTGTCCCATGTGGCAAATGGAGTGGAACTGCCTCCCCTGCCAGTTCTTGTCTGCAAAGCCTTCAGAGACTCGTATTTTGTGTGTCCAAATGCTGCGTTTCCAGTGCTGCAGTTACACATAGGCTACTGGAGACCAGATAGCGTTTGAATGACCACTGATTGCCTGCAGGAATGAAGTCGTGGGTGTCCAGCTTCCTCGGCTGCTCTGCCGCTTGTCTGGGGTCCCATCTTGATGAGTCTCACCTCGAAAACAATGTGTGCACGAGTTGTTGTTGCAGACTCCTCCTGGCTCCCAGTGGGGCAGAATTCCTCGCA
Above is a window of Oxyura jamaicensis isolate SHBP4307 breed ruddy duck chromosome 17 unlocalized genomic scaffold, BPBGC_Ojam_1.0 oxy17_random_OJ106479, whole genome shotgun sequence DNA encoding:
- the LOC118158020 gene encoding ribosome-recycling factor, mitochondrial-like; the protein is MAMALRCFRHLHSLLYCSPLAMMRRLPQAPVGCPAPLLEGCRRCVRQVLLTRQLATKKAKGKGQTQARVNINAAVVEDIINLEETNEEMQAVVEALKEDFNRNVSVRTSPGALDHIIVVTKDGKFPLNQLGQISLKSPQLIIVNMTNFPESTAAAMKAIRESRMNLNPEVDGTLIRVPIPKVTREHRESLAKLAKQSTNKSKDALRKVRSRSMNQVKKFKSKVSEDTIWLLEKQIQQMADNAAAEMDKLLAAKTKELLG